A genomic region of Anaerolineales bacterium contains the following coding sequences:
- a CDS encoding succinate dehydrogenase flavoprotein subunit — MKNHQFDVIVIGAGGAGLMAALYASKTANTAVISKLYPTRSHTGTAQGGVGAALGNEEEDHWEWHTFDSVKGSDYLGDQDAIEFMCYEAVQAVYELEHYGLPFSRTPEGKIAQRPFGGHTNNVTGKPVRRACYAADRTGHMILQTLYQQCLKNNVNFFDEFQVVDLLVVNGAAAGVVAIELGTSELHVFHAKSVVLATGGHGRVWDITSNAYAYTGDGIAITMRHGVPMEDMEFFQFHPTGIYKLGILITEGVRGEGGVLLNGKGERFMERYAPKVKDLASRDVISRAMYLEIKAGNGVNGQNYLYLDVRPETVNKYAALDGRKRPDGTPYIMTGEEIIAKLPDIVDFARTYLGVDPVAQPMPVQPTAHYTMGGIPTNKYGEAVIDENNTVMPGLYAAGEVACVSVHGANRLGTNSLLDLIVFGKHSGLRAAEFALGSNFQPLPADPTEFTRAQFDRIRNAEGNEKILDISSKMKTVMMDCVGMFRTGEGMQSALETVRELRERYLHIPLHDQGKIFNTEMINLWELGNLLEIAEVVTVCAAARTESRGAHARDDYPKRDDANWLKHTLSWIKPNGEIELRYKPVVITKFQPKERVY; from the coding sequence ATGAAAAACCATCAATTTGACGTCATCGTGATTGGAGCAGGCGGAGCTGGCCTGATGGCAGCCCTATACGCATCAAAGACTGCCAACACCGCCGTGATTAGTAAGCTCTACCCAACCCGCTCACACACCGGGACAGCCCAAGGGGGTGTGGGTGCCGCGCTTGGTAACGAAGAAGAAGACCACTGGGAATGGCATACCTTTGACTCGGTCAAAGGAAGCGACTATCTGGGCGACCAGGACGCGATCGAATTCATGTGTTACGAAGCAGTCCAGGCGGTCTATGAACTGGAACACTACGGGCTGCCATTTTCGCGCACCCCAGAGGGGAAGATTGCCCAGCGCCCATTTGGAGGCCACACCAACAACGTGACCGGCAAGCCTGTGCGCCGGGCATGTTATGCGGCTGATCGCACCGGGCACATGATCCTGCAAACCCTTTACCAGCAATGCTTGAAAAATAATGTCAATTTCTTCGATGAATTCCAGGTGGTTGACTTGCTGGTAGTCAATGGAGCGGCTGCCGGGGTGGTAGCGATCGAGCTCGGTACATCCGAGCTGCATGTATTTCACGCAAAATCGGTGGTACTCGCCACGGGCGGGCACGGGCGGGTGTGGGACATCACCTCGAACGCTTACGCCTATACCGGGGATGGGATTGCCATCACCATGCGTCATGGCGTCCCGATGGAAGACATGGAATTCTTCCAATTTCACCCGACGGGAATCTATAAGCTGGGCATCCTGATCACGGAAGGCGTGCGCGGCGAAGGTGGAGTGCTGCTCAATGGGAAAGGGGAGCGCTTCATGGAAAGGTATGCTCCCAAGGTGAAAGATCTGGCATCCCGAGACGTGATCAGCCGGGCCATGTACCTGGAGATCAAGGCTGGCAATGGCGTCAACGGCCAGAATTACCTGTACCTGGACGTCCGCCCCGAAACCGTCAACAAGTATGCTGCCCTGGATGGACGGAAACGCCCGGATGGCACGCCATACATCATGACCGGTGAGGAGATCATCGCCAAGCTACCCGACATTGTGGATTTCGCCCGGACTTACCTGGGGGTTGACCCGGTAGCCCAACCCATGCCCGTCCAACCCACAGCCCACTACACCATGGGTGGCATCCCGACCAACAAGTATGGCGAAGCCGTGATCGATGAGAACAACACGGTCATGCCCGGTTTATATGCCGCCGGTGAAGTTGCCTGCGTCTCGGTACATGGCGCCAACCGGTTAGGAACGAACTCATTACTAGATTTGATCGTATTCGGCAAACATTCCGGGTTGCGGGCGGCAGAATTTGCCCTCGGCTCAAATTTCCAGCCCTTGCCCGCCGACCCGACCGAGTTCACCCGCGCTCAGTTTGACCGCATCCGCAATGCCGAAGGAAATGAGAAGATCCTGGATATCTCCAGCAAAATGAAAACAGTCATGATGGACTGCGTGGGCATGTTCCGCACCGGGGAAGGCATGCAATCCGCTCTTGAAACGGTGCGTGAGCTGCGTGAACGCTATCTGCATATCCCACTGCACGACCAGGGGAAAATCTTCAACACTGAAATGATCAATCTCTGGGAACTCGGAAACCTGCTTGAGATCGCCGAAGTTGTGACGGTGTGTGCCGCCGCCCGCACGGAAAGCCGGGGAGCCCATGCCCGTGATGATTATCCGAAACGCGACGACGCCAACTGGTTGAAACACACCCTCTCGTGGATAAAGCCCAATGGTGAGATTGAACTTCGTTATAAACCTGTTGTGATCACCAAATTCCAGCCCAAGGAACGAGTCTACTAA
- a CDS encoding cytochrome b6 (electron transport protein), protein MLQKVYTWLDERLGLKTIYDTVLDRKVPKVNWFFTLGSASLFLFLLQGITGIMLTVYYVPSPDHAYDSIQYIMTGVSYGWLIRGVHHWGASLMVLIVFFHMLRTFYFGAYKYPREFTWVTGVFLLLLTLGMGFTGYLLPWNQRAYWATTVATSIAGTVPFIGEFINQVLRGGPDLSGVTLARFFSVHIWWFPAMIGSLIGVHLYMVIRLGISSVPKVDD, encoded by the coding sequence ATGCTTCAAAAAGTTTATACCTGGTTGGATGAACGACTTGGATTAAAAACCATCTACGATACGGTCCTTGACCGTAAGGTGCCCAAAGTCAATTGGTTCTTTACCCTGGGTAGCGCGAGCCTGTTCCTGTTTCTCCTTCAGGGTATTACTGGGATCATGCTCACGGTTTATTATGTCCCATCGCCCGACCATGCCTACGACAGCATTCAATATATTATGACCGGGGTGAGTTATGGTTGGCTGATCCGTGGTGTCCATCACTGGGGTGCCAGCCTGATGGTGCTGATTGTATTTTTCCATATGTTACGCACGTTTTATTTTGGCGCTTATAAATATCCACGTGAGTTTACCTGGGTCACCGGTGTATTCCTGCTCCTGCTCACCTTGGGAATGGGCTTTACTGGCTACTTGCTTCCCTGGAATCAGCGTGCCTATTGGGCTACCACCGTTGCCACCTCCATCGCTGGCACGGTACCATTCATCGGCGAATTCATCAACCAGGTGCTAAGAGGTGGGCCTGATCTTTCAGGTGTGACCCTGGCCCGCTTCTTCTCAGTGCACATCTGGTGGTTCCCTGCAATGATTGGCAGCCTGATCGGCGTTCACTTATATATGGTCATTCGCCTGGGCATCTCTTCGGTTCCCAAAGTAGACGACTAG